Within Sorangiineae bacterium MSr11367, the genomic segment GAAGCTCGTATTGAGCGCGTTGGACCCGGCCTGGGTGTACGGTGCAGCACCTCGCGCATCGGCGATGCTCGTCAGGCTGGCGTTGCCGCTCCACGACTGCCAATACGGTGTCCAGTGTGCCTCGTCGAGCTGCGCGCGGAAGCCTGCCAAGCGCGCACCCGCGGCCCACAGACTCGGGTGGTTCCGCTCCGCCAGGGCGAGGCACTCCGCCAGCGTGTACTGCCGCGGCCTGGACGCATGCGCGCCATCGCCCGCCGTGGCGGCGGGCGCCGTCTGTGCGGCGAGCACGGCGCCACCCGCGATGAACGCAGCAAGAACGAAGGAGAGACGTCTACGCATCCGGGCCATCCAAGCGCGCGGAATCCTAGTACGGTGCGCAGGCACCGTACCAGTGTGGTCTTCCGCCGTTCGCGCCGATCTCAGCCTTCGGCGAGGAGGCGCTCGATCGTCCGCGTGGTCATCGTCCCCTCGATCATCTCGCGATCGTTCAGGAGGCGCTTGTGCAGCTCGATGTTCGTGCGGATCCCGCCGACGATGAACTCGTCGAGGGCGTGGCGCATGCGCGTGATCGCTTCCGCGCGGGTGGGCGCGTGCACGATCAGCTTGGCCAGCAGCGAGTCGTAGTGCGCCGGCACGCGCCAGCCACCGTACACGCCCGAGTCGACCCGCACGCCGGTGCCACCGGGCGGGTAGTACTCGGTGATGAGCCCAGGCCAGGGGGCGAAGGTGCGCGGATCCTCTGCGTTGACGCGGCACTCGATGGCGTGCCCGCGCAGCGGCCAGGTGCGCGTATCCGGCAGATCCAGCTTTTCGCCCGCGGCGGCGCGGATCTGCAGCTGCACGAGGTCCAAGCCCGTGATGGCCTCGGTGACGGGGTGCTCGACCTGGACGCGGGTGTTCATCTCGAGGAACGAGAGGCTGCCCTGCTCATCCATGATGAACTCGAGCGTGCCCAGCGAACGGTACCCGGTTTCGAGGATGGCCTTGCGAATGACCTCGCCCACCTCGGCGCGTTTTTCCGGGGTCATCGCGGGGGAGGGGGCCTCCTCGATGACCTTCTGGTGGCGGCGCTGCATGGAGCACTCGCGCTCGCCCAAGACCCAGACGCCGCCGTGATGATCGGCCAGCACCTGGAACTCGATGTGGCGCGGCCGCTCCATGAATTTCTCGAGGTACACGTCGGGGTTCTTGAACCCCGTCTCGGCTTCGTGGCGCGCGCTGGCGAAGGCCGACTCGACCTCCGACTCGCTGCGCACGATGCGCATGCCGCGCCCGCCGCCACCGCCCGATGCCTTGAGGATGACGGGGAAGCCGACGCGCTGGGCCTCGGCGATCGCATGCTTCGCGTCGCGCAAGACCTCGCTGCCTTGGAGCAGCGGCAGGCCGAAACGTACCGCGTTGGAACGCGCGGTGACCTTGTCGCCCCACGCGCGCATCGCCTCGGGGGAGGGGCCGATGAAGGTCACGCCGCACTTCTTGCAGAGGCGCGCGAACTCGGCATTCTCCGACAGAAAGCCATAACCTGGGTGAATGGCTTCGGCCGCCGTGATCTCTGCGGCGCTGATGATCGCGGGGACGTGCAGGTAGCTCTTCGTCGCCGGACCGGGGCCGATGCACACCGCGCGATCGGCGAAGCGCACGTGCAGTGCGCGCTCGTCGGCCTCGGAGTAAACGGCCACCGTTTCGATCCCCATCTCGCGGCAAGCGCGCATGATGCGGATCGCGATTTCGCCGCGGTTGGCGATGAGAATGCGCTTGAACATGCGCGTGCCTCAGGCCTTTTGAATGCGGAAAAGCTTCTGTCCGAACTCGACCGCCTTGCCGCTCTGCACGAAGATCTCGACGACGGTGCCGGAGCAGTCGGCTTCGATCTCGTTCATGAGCTTCATCGCTTCGACGATGCAGAGGGTCTGTCCGGGGCGGATGACGGAGCCTTTTTCGACGAAGGCCGGCGCCTCCGGGCTCGGGGCACGGTAGAACGTGCCGACGAAGGGGCTCGTGATGTCGACGGTGTCGCCCCCGGCCTCGGCCGGTGCTTCCGCCGCGCGACCAGGTGCAATGTTGGCCGAGGCGAGCGTTGCGGGCGCGGCATGCGGTGCAGCCACGGCAGCGTAGGCTGCAGGCGACACCACGTGACCACGCACGATGCGCAGGCGGACCTTTTCGTCCTCGTGCTCGAACTCGGCGATGTCTTTTTGGGTCAGTACGTCGAGCAGCTCGCGCAGCTTATCGATATCCACAGTCACTTGGACCTCCCGCCGTCGTTGGACCATATTTTCAAGGAAGAGACCAGGCCCGCGAGCGCCAGCAGGTAGCTTTCCCCTCCGAACCCGGCCACTCGGCCGAGGCAAGCCGGTGCGACACGCGAACGCCTGCGAAAGCTTTCACGCGCGTCAGGGTTCGAAAGATGAACCTCGACACACGGGATGCCCGTTGCGCGCAGCGCGTCGTAAATGGCGATCGACGTGTGCGTGTAGGCGCCCGGGTTGAGCAGGATGCCGTCGAAATGGCCGGGCGCTTCCCCGATCCACGTGACGATCTCGCCCTCGTGGTTCGTCTGCCGCCCGACGAAGGTGCACCCGAGCTCACGTGCTCGGGTGTCGAGGCGCGCATGGATGTCCGCAAGCGTTTCCGTCCCATAGATCTCCGGCTCGCGCGTGCCGAGCAATTGGAGATTGGGCCCCGAGATGGTCAGAATGCGGAAGGTGCTGCCCGTGGCGCGTTTCTCGCGTGGCATCAGAGCTCGGCCAGAAGCTTGGGCGCGGCGGCCCGCATCAAATAGCGCCCCTTGCCGAAGTTGCCGTTGGGGGCGATGGCCAGGGCCAGGAAGTACGTATCGCCGAGTAGGCGGATGACCGTGATCATCTTGTCCGTTCCCACGGAGATCTCGTGCGTCGATCCGGCCTCCACCATTTCGGCGGCACGCTTGATTTGCCCGAGCACCACGCCGAACTCGATGCCAACGGTATTGATGTCGAACGGGGCGCCGTCCTTCGTGTAGCTCTCGACCGCGATGCCGCTCGAGTCCATCAAGATGCCCGCGATTCCCCCATCCGTCTGCTCCACGATGTCACGCAGCGCTTCTTTGAACATGCGCCCAAGGTAAAAGGTAGGGAGTGTGCGGGTCAATCACGGTGAATGTCGTAACCTTGACCAGCGCGAGAGTGGCGGTCTAACGTCGCGTGGCACGCGGGCCAATTTCGGCCGAGCTTCCTCCCTGTTTTGACGTTGGCGTTTAGCTCTCATGCGTTCAAAAGCTGGGGATCCTCCCCGCACCATGGCCGAAAAAATCTTGGCCGGTCGCGCCGCGGGGCCGGCGCGGGCCAAGCACGAGGTTGACGTCAAAGTCGACCAGGTCGTGCTGGTGCGTGACCCGAGGCGTGCTCTCGCAGAAGGGGTTGCCGCCGGGCTGAAAAAAGCCAGCCCAGAGGTTTCGATCGCGTACGACACCGTTTGCGTGCGCGATCCGTCGTCGCCCGCGCCGCTCGCGACCGAGGCGTTGTCCCACGGATTGTCCGTCGCACGGGCCGGGGCGGGGTTTCCGGCGCCGGTGCACCTCGAACGATTCGCCTCGCCCGCGCGCCTGGCGGTGACCGACGAACCGCGCCTCGCGGCGTTGGGGGGCGTGGGGATGCTGACCTGGGTCGTGCCGCCGTCCGCGTTGGGGCATGCGCTCGCCCGTGGCCGGGTGCGGCTTCGGCCCCCGCGCAGCATTCAAGTGCAGCTCACGGGAAAGCTGCGTCCCTTCGTCGGGGCGCGCGATGTCGCGTTCGAGTGGATTCGCCGCGATCTCGCCGGCATCGTGCAGCGCGTGGCGACATCCAGCGAGTCGCCGGTGGTGCTCGAATTCGGCGGGCCCGGTGCGCGGTTTCTCTCCGTCGCGGAGCGCGCGATCCTGTGCGCCGTGGCACCGCACGTGGGGGCCGTCGGTGCGCTCTTCGGAAGCGACGAGCGCACGGAGGTCTTCCTTCGCGACGAGCGCCGATCGAAGGCGCACCGCTCCCTGGCACCCGATGCGGGGGCGCCCTTCGAGGAGGTCGTCTCGCTGGATCTCGGCGCGGTCGACCCGCTGGTGCGGCATCAAGGATCCATCGTGCCGGTGCGCGAGCTCGCGGGAAAACCCGTGTCACAGGTTCTCCTCGGCGGCGACACCGGTTCGACGCTGCGGGAGCTCTTCGTGGTGGCCACCTTGCTCAAATCGAAGCGCGTGCCCAAAGGCCTCGATTTTCTCCTGGCCGCGCCCTCGCGGCAGATGCTCGAGGTGCTCGCGGAGTCGGGGGCGCTGGCCGATCTCATCGCCACCGGCGCGCGCCTCGTCGAGCCGGATCCACGCATCGCGACGGGCCTCCTCTATCCGCCGCCCGGCCCGGGACTCAGCCTCACCACGTGCGAACCCGAGGGCCCGGCCAACGTCGTCGTGGCCTCCGCCGAGACCCTGGCCTACGCCGTCGCCACGGGAAAAATAGGCGATCCACGCGCCTTCAAGCGCCCGGTGCGGGTCACCGTTCCACGCGTGCTGCCCACGGACGACGTCTTCGTCAGCCGGTAGCCACCCACACCGGTCTAGCTGTGTCTAGCTAGACGTAGGGATTCTTCTCGTGCCCTCGCGCTGCCGTGCGCGCGCTGGAGAAGGCCACGTAGAGAACCTGCCCATCCCTACCGCGTACGATTTCCGCCGGGGAACGGCGCTGCGAAACCACGTTTTCATGGGCTCCCAGCATGATCACGAGGCGTTGAAAGCCTTCACCTCCCAGGTCGATTCCGACCAAGTGTCCGCTCGAGTCGAGCAATAAATCGACGTTGCCCTGGAAGCGTTGGTGAATCTCACCAGTTTGGCAGACGACCCGATACGTATCCGAAGCGCCATCGTACGAGGTGGCCACAGCGCGCTCTTCACGAACCATACGCCAATGCTACGATGACGAGCGGAATGTCGAAAGCGCGGCTGACACGTCAGGAGCTAGGCTGGCTGCTCACCCAAGAAGCCGCCGGTGCGGCGGAACGGTTGCGCATGGGGGTGCAGGTCCTCAATGCCTCCGGGGCCGCGGCCGACGTCGAGCCGGCCTCGCTCGACGCCACGCTGAATGCGCTCGATGACGCGATGAAGATGCTTTCGTCGCTGCATTCGCGGCCTTCGGCGGTGCGCGGGCGGCGCGGTCGCATCGACCTCGCGGCGCTCATCTGGGAGGTGGCCCCCGAGGCGCGCGTCTCCATCGAGCCGGGTAGCGGGACCGAGGTGTTCGGCGACGAGGCGGAAATCCGCCGCATGCTCCACGTGTTGGTCGGGCAGGGGACGGGCGGCGGCGCCGCCATCACCATCCGGCGCGAAGAGGACGAAGTGCGCGTGGGCGTCGTTCTCGGTCCGGACAGCTCGGTCACCGCCGACACGGAGCGCGCCTGGATGAGCCGCATGGCCGTGCGCTACGGCGGGCGCTACGAGCTCGAGGGCGGGGCCGAAGTGCTGAGCCTCCCTGCCGACGGCGTCTCCGAGCGCAACGAGCGCGAGGCGTTGCGCAAAGAGCTCGACGAGGCGCGCAAGCAGGGCGAAGCCTACGCGCGCGAGCTCGCGCAGGTGTACACGCAGGACGCGGCGGCCGGGGGCATGCCCTCCACCGTTCCTCCGCCGCACCCCTCGCAGCCTGCGGCCGAGCGCCTCGCGGCCCTGAGCCGTTTTTCGGCGGGCGTTGCGGCCGAGCTCCGATCCATCTTGTCCCCGGCAGCGCGCCAGCTTCCGGCGCGCTCCGGGCGCTCTTCTCAGCCGCAGCTTGGTCAAGTGGTCGGGCAGTCGAGCCCGTCGAACATTGCCCTGGCCGAGAATCCGGAGGAGCGCTGGGAGGTGGTGCGACGCGCCTTGGTGCGTGCGCAGGATTTCGTCGGCGGGCTCGCACACCTCGGCGAATTGGACAGCGAAGAGGCGCACACGGAGGTCGACCTGGTGGAGACCGCGCGCTCCGTCGTCTCGGCCCTTTCGGGTCGCGCAGATCGCTCGGGTGTCTTGCTCCAAGTGGCCACGCGCCTCGAGGGCATCTCGCCGGCGTCACACGAGCGCGATGCGCGCGATCCAAAGGAAAGCGAGCGCGCACCCGTTTCCGAGCGCAGTCGCGGAGAAGAGCTCCCGGTGCGCACGGCCCCCCGTGCACTATCCGTGCTGCTTCGCGAGCTCGTGGGCCAAGCCATCGCCTCGTCACCGCGCGGTGCCAGTGTGATCATCTCCATCACCAACGACGAAACCGACGGCGCGCGCATCACCGTGGAGGACGCCGGCGCCCCGCTTCCTGCCTCGGCGCGTCGCTCCTTCGTAGGGCTCGACATCGAACCGGGCACACACGGTCGCGCGACCAGCGTGCCGCTTTACGTGGCCAACGAGATAGCCGGTTGGTTGGGCGTCTCCCTGGAGCTCGCCGATGCCGAAGCCGGCGGCGTGCGCATCATCGTCACGTTTCCGAAAGCAACGCTAGCGCGCTGACGCGTCGAGTGGAGCGAACGCCAAAGGCTGGCGCGCCTGCCACAATCGATCGACTTTTGCGCGCAGTCGGCGATAATCGCCGAAAATTCGATGCGCATCCTCATCGTGGAAGATTCGGATTCCGTCAGCAAAATGATCGAGGCCCTCGTGAAAGGGCGTGGCCACCTGGTGCAAACGGCGGCTTCCGGCCCGCGTGCGCTCGAATTGGCCATTACCACCGAGCCCGATCTGGTCCTGCTCGATCTACATCTTTCCGGCTCGTACGACGGCTTCGAAGTGTGCCGCCGCCTCCGCGCCGATGCGCGCACGGAGGCGGTTCCCATCGTCATCATCAGCGCCTTGGACGATAGCGAATCGAAACAACGCGCACTCGAAACCGGCGCAAACGCCTATTACACGAAGCCGTTCAGCCCCATGGCGCTGCTCAAAGAGATTGAAGGCTTTCAGTCTCGAATCGGTTAGTAACCGCTAACAGCGATTTCTAAAGCTGCCCCAATAGCTTTTTGGCGCGCTCGGAAGCGAAATCGATGAGGCCTTGGGCCTCGTCCGACGGAATTTTCAGTTTTTCCACCAATTTGACGAGGAAGTCGCGTTCGGCTTCGCCTTGTTCGCCGTCGACATAAGACAGCAAAACCGCATGTTGCAGGAGGATCCGTCGGTCGTCCGCCGATAGCTCTTGAAGCTCGATATCGTCGAGGGTCTTCTTTTCTTTGGCGTATTCGAGAACCTGCGTTCGTTCTTCGTCCGTCGCGTTGAAGGCGACCAGCAGTGCTTCCAGTGTTGCTTCTTCTTTCTCGGCGAATACGTCGTCCGCCCACGCCACCGGAACCAGTGCTTTGATGATGGCCAGATCTTCCTCGTGCATCCCCTTACTCCTTCGAGAGCTATCCCTGCCTATAGCACTTACTTCGCGCTGACCCGGGCCTTTCGTGCAACTTCGCCGCCCGGTGGCGATACCTCGACGAATTCGTTCTGACCGATGTGCAAGCGTTTCCGATAGGTAAACGGTCCGGCTACCAAGATATCGACGTCCGAATCACACGCGAGTTGGTCAATCGTGGCCTCGGGCCCGAGGCCCGCAAGCAGCCAAATTTCCGCGCTTCGCGGCGTTGAAACGATGTGAACCGTGCCAGGCGCGCCATGGCCGCCAACTTCGCTGCCCGGTTCTCCCGGGGGCCACGGATCGATTGCACCGGATTTCGCGCGCGACTTTTCCAGCTCGATGGTCATTTCGTAGCGTGGCTTGCCGGACCCGGCGTCCCATGCCGCACGTGCCGGAATGACGGCCCGTTTTGGGGCGAATCCCTCGCCGGTGGCCACGAATTCCAGGCGTGCGCCAACCGGCATGCGCGGCACCTCGAGCGGCGTCTGGCCGGCGCGAACCAGGAGCTCTGCACGGGGCGGGGCATCGGTGATGATCACCGTCGCTTTGCACGGCCTCGGAGGTCGCGCGGAAGGCCCCGGCTCGAGGGCGGCTTTTTCCACCGGGAACGTGGCCGGCGTGCGCGAACCCGAGCGCAGGATCCACGCGAGCACCACGGCCCCCACGGCGAGCACCGCCACGGCCGCCACGATGATCCCGATGCGCTTTGCAGCCTGCCTTTGCCCCGGTCCTTGTCCTGGCGCCGTGAGCGCCTGCCCCCGGCTGGAAAGCGGTGCGGAAAGCGGCGCGGACGCCGACGCCCGCGTCGACGACACCGGCTCGCGGGTGCTCGCCGGGAACGTGCCCGCGGGGGTCTTTGCCGAGGCAGGGGCGGGGACGGGCACGGGCATCGGGAGAGATGCGGGGTGAATTGGGGGAGGCGTGGGGGTGAGGCCCGCGATTTCCTTGAGGTCGCGCGAGACCACGGCATCCGAGCGCGGGCCCTCCACCTCGAAGGCCGAAAGCAGGCTATCCACCTCGTCCCGCGGGCGCGACTTGCGCCCGTCGGCGGTGGTGCGGCCCGCCTGCCCCGGATACGACGGTTGCGAGCCGCGGATGCTGCGGCGCTGTTGCGCGTCCGGCGGGATCGAAGCATTGCGGCCGACGCCCAACGTGACCCGTTTTACCTCACGCGCGAGCCGCGCCAGCGCCCGCCGGCCCGCGGCTCGGTTCACCGGAACGAGCGCGGCCTCGAGCTCCTGCGCCAGCGAAGCGATGCCCGCGCCCGCCTCTTTTTTCGCCGCCGCATCGAGCGCGGGCGTTTGCGAGCCGCTCGCCTCGAGCAGCCGCTGCAAAAGACTGCGGATTGATTCCTCCGCTTTGTCGGTCGCGGCGTCGTTTCGCTTTTGGCGCACGAGGGCCACGGTGCCCTCGTCGCCGATATAAACCTGGCGCGGATCGACTTCCCCCGGCGCGCCGCCGGCCCCTTCGGCGATCTCGAGCGCGAGGTAACCCGCGAGCTCGGGCGCCAGAGGCACACGCTTGGCGCTCACGACCGCGAACACCTCCTCTAGGGTGATCGAGGATTCGAGCGGACCGCTCATGTGCACATCCCTTACTTACTGTCTGAAGAGCGACCCAAAGACCCCGCGCGCGGGGCCATTTTGACCGTTCAGCCTGTCGGACGAACGTTCCGACTCTCGTAACCGTCGAGCAGTTTCTCGACGGAAGCGAGGTTGTTCTCGATGGCTTCTTGGACGATGGAGGTCATCACCTGGCTCGAGCCTTTGAGCGCCTCGTAATACCGCTGGCGTTCGGTCGAGTGGACGATGGAAGGCGGATACCCGCTCCGCAGAAGGAGCAAGTTCATGAACAGGCGCGCCACCTTGCCGCTGTCGAGCTGGAAGGGAAAGACGCGCAAAAGATCGTAATGTGCGCGAGCGGCCACGCGCACGCCCGTTCGGGTGCGCCGCGTTTCCGGGTCGTTCACCCAATCGATGACTTGCCGCACCTTGTAATTGATTTTATCGGGCGGCGCATACTCGTGGAAATAGAGACGGTGCTGCGGAATGTCCTTCCGGTAACGCACCGTTTTTACGTCCCCTTCCTCGGGATGGAGGGTGACGTAGATTTTCTTCACGACGTCGACCGTGATGGGCAGACGGCGGCGAACCGCATAATCGCGAATGAAGTGCAGCGCCTCGCGATGCCGGCGAATCTCCTCGCAGACCGGCTGCATTCCCGAGTCGGCCGTGATCGCGGCGTTCGGGTCGATGGCCGTCTTCAGCTCTTGGAAGGTGTAGACCACCCCTTCCAGCGCACTGTCGTGGTAGATCCACGACATGTCGAGGTTTTCCCGATAAGCCAGTTGGAAGTCCGCATCCGCCTTCTGCAGCCGTTCTTCAAGCAGTTGGGTGCGTTCTTCCACCGAAAGCGCTTTCGGCGGCGGTTCCGGGGGGGGCGCGATTGGTTTTTTCTTGGCTGTATTTTTCGTAGGCATAGGCCGGCCGGCGCCAGCGGCTGAGGCGGGTTTGGAAGCGAATACAGGCTAGTCGGACGGTACAAGAGAGGTCAAGGATTGCCCCAATGTTGGTTCAACTCCAGGTTCGAAACCTCGTTCTTATCGAAAATCTCGTGCTAGAGCTTCGCGGCGGTTTCAACGTCCTGACCGGTGAGACGGGCGCCGGTAAGTCGATGATCATCGACGCTTTGTCCCTAGTTTTGGGGGGTCGGGCACGAGCCGATCTCATCCGTGCAGGCGCCCGAGAGGCCGAAGTCGAGGCACTCTTCGAGATTCCTGCAGGATCCCGAGTGCTTGCGAAGCTGGAAGCCGCCGGGATCCCCTTCGATGGTAGCACGGGTGCGGGCGTCGCCCTGGTGGTCCGGCGGCTTCTGCAGTCCGAGGGCGGCGAAAACCTCCGGACCCGCGCCTATGTGAATGGCCGTCTCTGTACAGCAGCTCAGCTGGCCGAGTTGGCACCGGACCTTTGCGACATCGCCTCGCAGCACGAGAGCGTGAGCCTGACGGACCCGGCCACCCACGTGGAGTACCTGGACGCGTTTGGCAAGCTCGACGCTGTCCGGGATGCGCTCGCGGAAGAGGTGGATGCGCTCGCCACGGTGGTGAAGGAGCTCGAGGCGGTGCGGGAGTCGGAGCGCGGGCGCGCGGAGCGGGAGGACTTCCTCGCGTTCCAATTGCGCGAGCTCGATGAGCTTTCACCCGAAGCCGGCGAGGAGACCCTGCTCGATCACGAGCGTGCGCGCCTTCGCCATGCCGAGCGCCTCACGCAGGCGACGGCCACCACGGCCGAGCGCCTTTACGAAGGGGAGGGCGCCATCTGCGACGAGCTCGGGCGCCTGGCGGCGGACGTCGACGGTGCCGCGTCGCTCGATGGCTCGCTGGCACCGCTGGCCCGCCAGATCGAGTCGGCGCGCTCGGAGCTGGCCGATGCGGCCCGCGCGCTCGCGCGCTACGCCGAGGGCGTCGAGGTCAATCCGCAGCGCCTGTCGGAGGTGGAGGAGCGGCTCTTTCGGCTGCAAAAGCTTCTGCGAAAGCACGGCCCCACGACGACGGAGCTTCTGGTCCACCGAGACACCTTGCGCCGTGAGCTCGATGGGCTCGAAGGCTCCAGTGCACGCGCGGCGGAGCTCGAGTCGGTTCGCGATGCACGTCTCAACAAGGCTTCGTCGCGGGCGCGCACCCTCTCGCAGCGACGGCGTCAAGCCGCGGAGAAGCTGGCCGATGCCGTGGGGCGCGAGCTTGCCCAGCTGGGGATGGGCCGGGCACGCGTGGTCGTCGAGGTGGCGCCCATCGCCACCGGCTCCGCCGAAGCGAGCCTGCAGATCGACGGTGCGCGCCTCACGCGCAGCGGCATCGATCGGGTCGAGTTCCTCATCGCGCCCAACAAAGGCGAAGAGCCGAAACCGATGCGCCGCATCGCCAGCGGCGGCGAGCTCTCACGTGCGCTCCTCGCGATAAAGCGCGTCCTCGCCGAAAAGGGCCCCGCGGGCCTCTACGTCTTCGACGAGGTGGACGCAGGCGTCGGCGGCGCGATCGCCGAAGTCATCGGCCGATCCATCGCCGACGTCGCGCGCCACCGCCAGGTGCTCTGCATCACGCACCTCCCGCAGATTGCGGCACTCGCCGACGGACACCACGTCGTCGGCAAGAGCGAGGTCAAAGGCCGCACCCTCACCACGGTGCGCCCCTTGACCGAAAAGGAGCGCGTGGAGGAGGTGGCCCGCATGATCGGCGGCGTCAAAGTCGGCGAAGCCGCCCGCCGCGCGGCCGAGGAAATGCTCAATACGCGGAAGTAGCTCGGTCACACCACCAAGACGGCCGAGAGGTTCTCCGACAAGCGCAGCGGCTTCTGTCGCTGCGTGAGGATCTCGTAGCCGTCGTGGGTGACAAGGACGGTGTGCTCGAACTGGGCCGAGAGCTCGCCGTCCACGGTGCGGACGGTCCACTTGTCGTCGGCGTCGATCTCCACCTCGTAGCGGCCCAGATTCACCATCGGCTCGACGGTGAAGATCATGCCGGCCTTGAGCCGCTGGCCATCCCCGCGCTTGCCGAAGTGCTTCACCTGCGGCGGTTCGTGAAAGCGTCGGCCGATTCCATGGCCCACGAAGTCGCGCACGACGCTGCAGCCCTGCGCCTCGACGTAGCTCTGGATCGCGTAGCCGATGTCTCCCAGGCGGGCGCCATCGCGTACTTCGGCGATGCCCAGCTCGAGCCCGCGCCGCGCCGATTCGACGACCAAGCGCGCTTCGGGGCTCGGCGTGCCGATGTAAAACGTGGCCGACGTGTCGCCGTGAAAGCCTTTGTAGAGCGTCGTGACGTCGACGTTGATGATGTCGCCGTCCTTCAGGACCTCGCTCCCGGGTATGCCGTGGCACACCACGTCGTTGAGCGACGTGCAGACGCTCTTGGGAAAGCCCTTGTAGTTGAGCGGCGCGGGGGTGGCTCCGCGGCGGATCGTGTCCTCGTGGACGATGGTGTTGATCTCTTCCGTCGTCATCCCGGCGCGAAGCTTCTCGCCCACGAGAACCAGTGTCTCTGCCGCCATCTGCGACGCGATGCGTACGCCTTCGATCTCTTTTGCGCTTTTGATTTCTACACCCACGGTAACCCTCGGTCTTTCCTTAAGGCTCGGCCGCGCGGCTAGGTCAAGACGCGGGGCCTTAAAATTACCAGGCCAAAATCACGAGCCTGCTACTTCGATGCGGTTCCCTCACCGAACGCGGCGGCGGCGCGCACGGCATCCACGACGTCTTTGTTGTCGGGTGCGGCATGAAAGTGCAGCTCGGTATCGCCGTCGGGCCGGACGAACTCGCGCACGAAGACGACGAAAATGCGTCCGTGCAGGCGGTTCTGGAAGTTCTTCACGATGTTGGCCGCGGGGCCCGTGCGCTCGATGCGCAGGTTGAAGTTTTCTCCCGCCGGCGGATGCTCACCTGCAATCTTCTCGATCGGACGCAGTCCCAAATCGTAGCGGGCATCGACCCCGTCGTTCTTGGCGGTGACCGTGTCGACGCGAGCGCGTACGACAGCATCCCCCACCTGCGCACGTTCACGCAGTGCCGAGTCGCTGCGAGGATTCGCTTGCGCCTGACTGAGGCTCAAATCGATGCCCACCGCACGCGGCTCGATGTCATCGTCGAAGAGCTCCGTCGCATGGCCCGAATAGGCAGGCAGCGGGCGCGCGGTCTTGTTCGCACTTGAAGCGGCACCGCCACAACCGAACATTCCGACGGAGGCGATGCTCGAAGTCAAGAGGATCGGTAAGAAGCGCATGGGAGGGCTTTTTACATCATTTTTCGACACTGGCCGTCGAAGTCTTCGAGGGCGGCCATTGCATCCAAAGAACAGCGCGTTGTTTGGTCTCACTCCAGCGCAATGCTAGTCTTGGTGGGGGAACCGGAAGCGGACTGCAGGTTTGCGCGCCGTCGACCCCCACTAGATAGAAGAGGGCAGGGATTTTCATGAAGCATCGTCTCCTTTTCGCCGCCGTCGTTTGCGGGGGTGTGGCTCTTTCTCTGAGCAGCTTGGCCGCGGACACCAAGGCAAGTGCGGCTGCTGCTGCAGCGGTGGAAGCACCGTCGGTGTCTTCGCTCGCGCCGCAGCTCGAGGGCTTCCGTTGGGGCATGAGCCGGGCGGACGTCATCAAGACGCACAACCAACTCGGTGGCGTCTTCGATCGCGAGTACAACCCGCTCCTCATGAAGATGCAGCCCGGCGTGCGCATGCAAGCGCTCGAGTCGGAGCGCGAGACGAGAAAGTTGCAGTTTGCAAAGAGCCTGCACGAGTTCAAGGACGTGCCGAGCGGCTTCGATGCGACGGGCCTCAAGGGCGAGTACAG encodes:
- a CDS encoding response regulator, with product MRILIVEDSDSVSKMIEALVKGRGHLVQTAASGPRALELAITTEPDLVLLDLHLSGSYDGFEVCRRLRADARTEAVPIVIISALDDSESKQRALETGANAYYTKPFSPMALLKEIEGFQSRIG
- a CDS encoding Fic family protein, whose protein sequence is MEERTQLLEERLQKADADFQLAYRENLDMSWIYHDSALEGVVYTFQELKTAIDPNAAITADSGMQPVCEEIRRHREALHFIRDYAVRRRLPITVDVVKKIYVTLHPEEGDVKTVRYRKDIPQHRLYFHEYAPPDKINYKVRQVIDWVNDPETRRTRTGVRVAARAHYDLLRVFPFQLDSGKVARLFMNLLLLRSGYPPSIVHSTERQRYYEALKGSSQVMTSIVQEAIENNLASVEKLLDGYESRNVRPTG
- the accC gene encoding acetyl-CoA carboxylase biotin carboxylase subunit, which produces MFKRILIANRGEIAIRIMRACREMGIETVAVYSEADERALHVRFADRAVCIGPGPATKSYLHVPAIISAAEITAAEAIHPGYGFLSENAEFARLCKKCGVTFIGPSPEAMRAWGDKVTARSNAVRFGLPLLQGSEVLRDAKHAIAEAQRVGFPVILKASGGGGGRGMRIVRSESEVESAFASARHEAETGFKNPDVYLEKFMERPRHIEFQVLADHHGGVWVLGERECSMQRRHQKVIEEAPSPAMTPEKRAEVGEVIRKAILETGYRSLGTLEFIMDEQGSLSFLEMNTRVQVEHPVTEAITGLDLVQLQIRAAAGEKLDLPDTRTWPLRGHAIECRVNAEDPRTFAPWPGLITEYYPPGGTGVRVDSGVYGGWRVPAHYDSLLAKLIVHAPTRAEAITRMRHALDEFIVGGIRTNIELHKRLLNDREMIEGTMTTRTIERLLAEG
- a CDS encoding ATP-binding protein translates to MTSGMSKARLTRQELGWLLTQEAAGAAERLRMGVQVLNASGAAADVEPASLDATLNALDDAMKMLSSLHSRPSAVRGRRGRIDLAALIWEVAPEARVSIEPGSGTEVFGDEAEIRRMLHVLVGQGTGGGAAITIRREEDEVRVGVVLGPDSSVTADTERAWMSRMAVRYGGRYELEGGAEVLSLPADGVSERNEREALRKELDEARKQGEAYARELAQVYTQDAAAGGMPSTVPPPHPSQPAAERLAALSRFSAGVAAELRSILSPAARQLPARSGRSSQPQLGQVVGQSSPSNIALAENPEERWEVVRRALVRAQDFVGGLAHLGELDSEEAHTEVDLVETARSVVSALSGRADRSGVLLQVATRLEGISPASHERDARDPKESERAPVSERSRGEELPVRTAPRALSVLLRELVGQAIASSPRGASVIISITNDETDGARITVEDAGAPLPASARRSFVGLDIEPGTHGRATSVPLYVANEIAGWLGVSLELADAEAGGVRIIVTFPKATLAR
- the accB gene encoding acetyl-CoA carboxylase biotin carboxyl carrier protein, with translation MTVDIDKLRELLDVLTQKDIAEFEHEDEKVRLRIVRGHVVSPAAYAAVAAPHAAPATLASANIAPGRAAEAPAEAGGDTVDITSPFVGTFYRAPSPEAPAFVEKGSVIRPGQTLCIVEAMKLMNEIEADCSGTVVEIFVQSGKAVEFGQKLFRIQKA
- a CDS encoding 3-dehydroquinate dehydratase; the protein is MPREKRATGSTFRILTISGPNLQLLGTREPEIYGTETLADIHARLDTRARELGCTFVGRQTNHEGEIVTWIGEAPGHFDGILLNPGAYTHTSIAIYDALRATGIPCVEVHLSNPDARESFRRRSRVAPACLGRVAGFGGESYLLALAGLVSSLKIWSNDGGRSK
- a CDS encoding TerB family tellurite resistance protein, with the translated sequence MHEEDLAIIKALVPVAWADDVFAEKEEATLEALLVAFNATDEERTQVLEYAKEKKTLDDIELQELSADDRRILLQHAVLLSYVDGEQGEAERDFLVKLVEKLKIPSDEAQGLIDFASERAKKLLGQL